A genomic stretch from Balnearium lithotrophicum includes:
- a CDS encoding plasma-membrane proton-efflux P-type ATPase, whose product MALTIDDFKEKTVEETIRELKTDPHKGFSSEEVKKRLKEFGFNEIPEKEEPLWHRIFRRFWGPIPWMIEIAAVLSALVKKWEDFTIILILLFVNAFVDFWQEHKALSALKVLKEKLARKALVLRDGKWQEVDAREIVPGDIVKLKIGDIVPADMKLIGGGDYLLVDQSALTGESLPVTKKPGDVVYGNSIVKKGEMIGVVVATGLNTYFGRTVSLVAKAEREQRSHFQEMVIKVGNFLIIVAVIIVTILVIIELMRGTNKIELLRYALVLTVASIPVALPAVLTVTMAIGALDLARRQVIVSRLAAIEELAGVDVLCSDKTGTLTKNQMTVSTPYTVRDYKPEDLMFYAALASKEENRDPIEIPIFDWLKEKGIYEKVKECTQEKFIPFDPVRKRTEALVNCRGEKLYVTKGAPQVILSLSNPHEFDVKEAYKKVEEFAENGFRTLGVAVKKPDEKLFHFVGLIPLFDPPREDSKAAIEEAKKFGVEVKMVTGDNIAIAKYIARILGIGENIISARELREATNEEYAELAGIIAKAIMRVEGLSEEEAEKKAKEVVKLVEKELEHTKLKVGTVKRHESEIIKIIEEANGFAEVFPEDKYFIVDKLQKAGHIVGMTGDGVNDAPALRKADCGIAVSNATDAARAAADLVLLKPGLMVIIKAFEIARQIFGRMEAYTIYRIAETIRIIGFIALSIIFFHFYPITAIMIILLALLNDIPILAIAYDRVRISPKPVRWDMYEINVMATYLGLAGVVESFVAVFLLFKYFHLPIDLIQTVVFLKLAIKGHGTLYNTRIMDHLWKKPWPAPILWAATYWTRIIGTIIGVYGFGLMTPAGWGWALFMWGYAMVWLFINDSVKLWVWRMYKEKKFMFAPGHFKFLKKVFSA is encoded by the coding sequence ATGGCTCTGACAATAGATGATTTCAAAGAAAAAACGGTTGAGGAAACAATAAGAGAGCTTAAAACAGACCCTCATAAAGGATTTTCATCTGAAGAAGTTAAAAAAAGACTTAAAGAATTTGGCTTTAACGAAATTCCTGAAAAGGAAGAACCTCTATGGCACAGAATATTCAGGAGATTCTGGGGGCCAATCCCCTGGATGATAGAGATTGCAGCCGTTCTCTCTGCCCTTGTTAAAAAGTGGGAAGACTTCACGATTATTCTCATTCTCCTCTTTGTAAACGCCTTTGTTGACTTCTGGCAGGAACACAAGGCCCTCTCAGCTCTAAAGGTTTTAAAGGAGAAGCTTGCAAGGAAGGCCCTCGTTTTAAGGGATGGGAAGTGGCAGGAGGTTGATGCAAGGGAAATCGTCCCGGGAGACATCGTTAAGCTAAAGATAGGGGACATTGTCCCTGCAGATATGAAATTGATAGGTGGAGGGGATTACCTCTTGGTTGACCAGTCTGCACTTACAGGGGAGTCCCTTCCCGTTACAAAAAAGCCCGGTGACGTTGTTTACGGTAACTCAATAGTTAAAAAGGGAGAGATGATAGGTGTTGTAGTTGCAACGGGGCTCAACACCTACTTTGGAAGGACTGTTTCCTTAGTTGCAAAGGCCGAGAGGGAACAGAGAAGCCACTTCCAAGAAATGGTTATAAAGGTCGGGAACTTCCTGATAATTGTAGCCGTGATAATAGTCACTATCTTAGTTATTATTGAACTTATGAGGGGAACGAACAAGATAGAGCTCCTTCGATATGCCCTTGTTCTAACTGTGGCGTCAATTCCTGTTGCCCTCCCAGCAGTTTTAACGGTTACAATGGCAATAGGAGCTCTTGACTTGGCAAGGAGACAGGTAATAGTTAGCAGACTTGCAGCAATTGAGGAGCTTGCAGGTGTTGATGTTCTATGCTCGGACAAAACGGGAACGTTAACTAAAAACCAGATGACGGTATCAACGCCTTACACTGTAAGGGACTACAAACCAGAGGACTTAATGTTCTACGCAGCACTTGCCTCAAAGGAGGAGAACAGAGACCCAATTGAAATACCGATTTTTGACTGGTTAAAGGAGAAGGGAATCTACGAAAAGGTAAAGGAGTGTACTCAGGAGAAGTTCATCCCCTTTGACCCTGTGAGAAAGAGGACCGAAGCCCTTGTAAACTGTAGGGGAGAGAAACTCTACGTTACAAAGGGAGCTCCACAGGTAATTCTATCCCTCTCTAACCCACATGAATTTGACGTTAAAGAAGCCTACAAGAAAGTTGAGGAATTTGCAGAAAACGGATTTAGAACGTTAGGAGTCGCTGTCAAAAAGCCAGATGAAAAGCTCTTCCACTTTGTTGGTCTAATTCCGCTCTTTGATCCGCCAAGGGAAGATTCAAAAGCTGCAATTGAGGAGGCTAAGAAGTTTGGTGTTGAAGTTAAGATGGTAACTGGTGACAACATAGCAATTGCAAAGTACATAGCAAGGATTTTAGGAATCGGTGAAAACATAATTAGTGCAAGGGAATTAAGGGAGGCAACGAACGAGGAGTATGCCGAGCTTGCAGGAATTATTGCAAAGGCAATTATGAGGGTTGAGGGACTGAGTGAGGAGGAAGCTGAGAAGAAGGCTAAGGAGGTCGTAAAGTTAGTTGAGAAGGAGCTCGAACATACAAAACTTAAAGTCGGAACTGTTAAGAGGCACGAGTCTGAAATAATAAAAATCATTGAGGAAGCAAACGGATTTGCAGAGGTATTTCCCGAGGACAAGTACTTTATCGTTGATAAACTCCAAAAGGCAGGCCACATAGTAGGAATGACGGGAGACGGCGTTAACGATGCCCCTGCCTTGAGGAAGGCAGACTGTGGAATTGCAGTTTCAAATGCAACAGATGCTGCAAGGGCAGCTGCAGACTTGGTTCTCCTAAAACCGGGTCTCATGGTAATCATAAAGGCCTTTGAAATTGCAAGGCAGATTTTTGGAAGGATGGAGGCCTATACGATCTATAGGATAGCAGAAACGATAAGAATAATAGGATTTATTGCTCTTTCAATTATCTTCTTCCACTTTTATCCTATCACTGCGATAATGATTATTCTATTAGCTCTCCTTAACGACATTCCAATTCTTGCAATTGCCTACGACAGGGTAAGGATATCTCCAAAACCCGTTAGATGGGACATGTACGAAATAAACGTTATGGCAACCTACCTTGGTCTTGCAGGTGTCGTTGAATCGTTCGTTGCTGTTTTCTTACTTTTCAAGTACTTTCACCTTCCGATTGACTTGATTCAAACAGTTGTCTTTTTAAAACTTGCCATAAAGGGACATGGAACCCTCTACAACACAAGGATTATGGATCACTTATGGAAAAAGCCCTGGCCGGCTCCCATTCTCTGGGCTGCTACATACTGGACAAGGATTATAGGAACAATAATTGGAGTTTACGGATTTGGACTCATGACTCCGGCAGGATGGGGATGGGCACTGTTTATGTGGGGATACGCAATGGTCTGGCTCTTTATAAACGACTCTGTGAAACTCTGGGTCTGGAGAATGTACAAGGAGAAGAAGTTCATGTTTGCTCCAGGCCACTTTAAATTCTTGAAGAAGGTTTTCTCTGCTTAG
- a CDS encoding chloride channel protein, whose amino-acid sequence MPFVFLFTYTVSRKLLVSPENVTIDEIAKKISVEKGGFNIKKGLLVLGLTSFNIGFGVPVGREGPIAKLGGVLSELFSKVFKIDRIHLPIYLTCGVSSALSATFNAPIAAVLFGIEIVLGKINSYIIIPLVISSSVATLISRKFLGNFTAFYVPKLSFQDSEIPLFLVISFLSALMSILFFFLLEFFSFFRIRYRKLWGKISFIFGFLVGLLIYIYPEIAGVGYSSVTKLFQNGFSPDRALEVFISKFLAVVLSFGSGVFGGLLAPSIFMGSFLGYFIGDFSQFDPRVFALVGSAAFLSGISRAPFRSTLIIVELTHNYQLVIPTLLTSVLTNYFIGSFNETSLLKRALLHRGVKIDELLKSRLRSLNVKEFIKPVKPVYETSHISYVLKRFLNDEVRYLPVVKSPKDRTLVGIVSVRDLELAAIEEQTNLYVKEIMTPEPFVLTLNSPPEEILKVVALFEVGQIPVVDSSERYVGMFDVNKFLKKIIIQTNF is encoded by the coding sequence ATGCCCTTTGTATTTCTTTTTACCTACACCGTGTCCAGAAAACTCTTAGTTTCTCCAGAGAATGTAACTATTGATGAGATTGCTAAAAAGATATCCGTCGAGAAAGGCGGATTCAACATCAAAAAAGGACTGTTGGTTTTAGGATTGACCTCCTTTAATATCGGTTTTGGCGTTCCTGTAGGACGTGAAGGTCCGATTGCCAAGTTGGGGGGAGTTCTCTCAGAGCTCTTTTCAAAGGTATTTAAAATCGACAGAATCCACCTTCCAATATACCTAACCTGCGGTGTTTCATCGGCTCTATCTGCAACATTTAATGCACCAATAGCTGCAGTCTTATTTGGAATTGAAATTGTTTTAGGAAAGATAAACAGCTATATAATTATTCCACTTGTTATCTCTTCAAGTGTTGCAACCCTTATTTCAAGGAAATTTTTAGGAAATTTCACAGCTTTCTACGTTCCAAAACTTTCTTTTCAGGACTCTGAAATCCCGCTATTTTTAGTAATTAGTTTTCTCTCAGCATTAATGTCTATTTTATTCTTCTTCCTCCTTGAATTTTTCTCATTCTTTCGCATCAGATACAGAAAACTTTGGGGAAAAATCTCGTTTATATTTGGATTTTTGGTTGGTCTTCTCATATACATCTACCCTGAAATTGCCGGAGTCGGTTATAGTTCTGTAACTAAACTCTTTCAGAATGGTTTTTCCCCAGATAGGGCTCTTGAAGTTTTCATTTCAAAATTTTTAGCCGTTGTTCTCTCCTTTGGAAGTGGAGTGTTTGGAGGTCTTCTTGCTCCCTCTATATTCATGGGTTCATTCTTGGGCTATTTTATCGGAGATTTTTCCCAGTTTGACCCAAGGGTATTTGCTCTCGTCGGCTCGGCTGCCTTTCTAAGTGGAATTTCAAGGGCCCCTTTTCGTTCTACTCTCATAATAGTTGAACTAACTCACAACTATCAGCTTGTAATTCCAACCCTTCTTACTTCTGTCCTGACAAACTACTTCATTGGAAGTTTTAACGAAACGTCCCTTCTAAAGAGAGCTCTCCTTCACAGGGGAGTGAAGATTGATGAGCTATTGAAATCGAGATTAAGGAGTTTAAACGTTAAAGAATTTATAAAACCTGTAAAACCTGTTTATGAGACATCCCATATAAGTTACGTTCTCAAGAGATTTTTAAACGATGAAGTTAGATATCTGCCCGTTGTCAAATCACCTAAGGATAGAACTTTAGTTGGAATAGTTTCTGTTAGAGACTTAGAACTTGCAGCAATAGAGGAACAAACAAACCTTTATGTAAAAGAAATAATGACACCAGAACCTTTTGTCCTAACCCTTAACTCCCCGCCGGAAGAAATCCTAAAAGTGGTTGCTCTATTCGAAGTTGGCCAGATACCAGTAGTCGATAGTTCTGAAAGGTACGTTGGAATGTTTGATGTAAATAAATTTCTAAAAAAGATAATAATTCAAACCAATTTTTAG
- a CDS encoding glutamate synthase-related protein — MLFKKPQVAFYPFMVLRDDYRCVRCKSCVDQCSFDATYYDEDLDMIMNHHENCVNCKRCEAFCPTDAIKVVKNPSTFHPDANWTPEAIRDVHVQMLTGAVILTSTGNDKPIKNYFDHLLLDACQVTNPPIDPLREPMELKTFVGRKTDQLEFDKDGVSIKTTIGKQLELEIPVMFSAMSYGSINLNLQKAMAMACREFGTYWNTGEGGLHKSLREFKDHTIVQVASGRFGVDLEYLETSAAIEIKIGQGAKPGIGGHLPGEKVNEGIAETRMIPVGSDAISPAPHHDIYSIEDLRQLIYALKEATNYEKPVFVKIAAVHNVAAIACGIAHAGADAIAIDGVRGGTGATPKSLRDHVGIPIELAIAAVDDRLRKEGLRNQVSLIAAGGFRSAVDVLKAIALGADAVYAGTLAKIAAGCTQCQQCHTGRCAWGITTNNPKLAKRLNPEIVAENLYNLLRAWAHDIKELLGAMGINAIESIKGNRLRLRSWGLTEQENKILGVLPAGM, encoded by the coding sequence ATGCTCTTTAAGAAACCTCAGGTTGCATTCTATCCTTTCATGGTATTAAGGGACGACTATAGGTGCGTAAGGTGTAAATCATGTGTTGACCAGTGCTCCTTTGATGCAACTTACTACGATGAAGACCTTGATATGATAATGAACCACCACGAAAACTGCGTAAATTGTAAAAGGTGTGAGGCATTCTGTCCTACTGATGCTATTAAAGTTGTCAAAAATCCTTCGACATTTCACCCTGATGCCAACTGGACTCCCGAAGCTATAAGGGATGTTCACGTTCAGATGTTAACGGGAGCAGTGATTCTCACCTCAACAGGAAACGATAAGCCGATTAAAAACTACTTTGACCACCTCCTCCTTGATGCCTGTCAAGTTACAAACCCACCAATTGATCCTCTAAGGGAACCTATGGAACTTAAAACGTTTGTAGGAAGAAAAACTGACCAGTTAGAGTTTGACAAGGATGGAGTTTCAATCAAGACAACGATAGGTAAACAGCTTGAGCTTGAAATTCCCGTTATGTTTTCTGCAATGTCCTACGGGTCAATTAACTTAAACCTTCAAAAGGCCATGGCAATGGCATGCAGGGAGTTTGGAACGTACTGGAATACGGGGGAAGGAGGACTCCATAAATCCCTTAGGGAGTTCAAGGACCACACAATTGTTCAGGTAGCTTCAGGTAGATTCGGAGTTGACCTTGAGTACCTTGAAACCTCAGCTGCAATTGAAATTAAAATTGGTCAGGGGGCAAAGCCCGGAATCGGTGGGCACCTTCCGGGGGAGAAGGTTAACGAGGGAATTGCAGAGACGAGGATGATTCCCGTTGGTTCAGACGCCATATCTCCTGCTCCACACCACGACATTTACTCCATTGAGGATTTGAGGCAGCTCATATATGCATTGAAGGAGGCAACAAACTACGAAAAGCCTGTTTTTGTAAAGATAGCTGCAGTCCATAACGTTGCTGCAATTGCCTGCGGTATTGCCCATGCTGGGGCTGATGCTATAGCAATAGACGGGGTTAGGGGAGGAACTGGAGCTACACCTAAATCCCTCAGGGATCACGTCGGAATTCCAATAGAGTTAGCCATTGCAGCTGTTGACGATAGATTGAGAAAGGAGGGACTCAGAAATCAAGTTTCCCTCATAGCGGCAGGGGGATTTAGGAGCGCAGTCGATGTCTTAAAGGCAATTGCCCTCGGAGCTGATGCAGTTTATGCCGGAACACTTGCAAAGATTGCTGCCGGATGTACCCAGTGCCAACAGTGCCATACAGGAAGGTGTGCTTGGGGAATAACTACGAACAATCCAAAGCTTGCAAAGAGGTTAAATCCTGAAATAGTTGCTGAAAATCTCTACAACCTCTTGAGGGCTTGGGCTCACGATATTAAGGAGCTCTTAGGAGCGATGGGAATAAACGCCATTGAGTCAATTAAGGGAAACAGACTGAGACTTCGCAGCTGGGGACTTACAGAGCAGGAGAATAAAATTTTAGGTGTTTTACCAGCAGGAATGTAG
- a CDS encoding 4Fe-4S dicluster domain-containing protein, producing the protein MSKKRKLMKVYPIEENCISCRYCEVACTMVHSESKDPVKAYKLENLLPRATVEVKEEVSLSLMCRHCKHPFCFDACISGAITVDKSGKVKLDEEKCVGCWNCVLVCPFGAAHPIIKEEKRHSFKCDLCEDRGFPACVEACPNRALIYDFER; encoded by the coding sequence ATGTCTAAGAAGAGAAAGTTGATGAAGGTTTATCCAATAGAGGAAAACTGCATCTCCTGTAGGTACTGTGAGGTTGCCTGTACTATGGTTCACAGTGAAAGCAAGGACCCTGTAAAGGCTTACAAATTGGAGAATCTACTTCCAAGGGCCACCGTTGAAGTAAAGGAAGAAGTTTCTCTATCACTCATGTGTCGCCACTGTAAGCATCCTTTCTGTTTTGATGCCTGTATCTCTGGGGCAATAACGGTTGATAAAAGTGGCAAAGTAAAATTAGATGAAGAAAAGTGTGTTGGTTGTTGGAACTGCGTTCTGGTCTGTCCGTTTGGAGCAGCCCATCCAATAATTAAAGAGGAGAAGAGGCACTCGTTCAAGTGTGACCTCTGTGAAGATAGGGGATTTCCAGCCTGTGTGGAAGCCTGTCCAAACAGAGCTCTCATCTACGACTTTGAGAGGTGA
- a CDS encoding NAD(P)/FAD-dependent oxidoreductase, giving the protein MKYVIVGNSAAAIGCITGIRKVDKDGEIVVISYEDKCYSKPMIADILVDIPEEKLTYRDSSFFEENGVTQILGHRAININTESKVVTLDSNEIVPYDKLLIATGGKPFVPPIKGSNLEGVFTFTELSSAKRFKEYIKENSVENVVVIGSGFIGLEVAYFLRELGINVKVVELLDRVLARALDRRASQIVENMLREKGVEFIFNNTVEEIMGDGKVSSVKLKSGDVLKAGAVVVAIGVRPNTELAQTAGVKVNRGIETNDKMETSVKDIFAAGDCIECLDTVDNTKKLIPLFPLAFEQGFIAGLNMAGKGMGYLGGFVLNSLKFLPVPVLNAGAVEPTDDSCEVFINDKFEKKGFYRKAIVRNGKLIGFIAIGEIDRVGILTNLIRQKVDVSDFKERLVELDFGLVDLPKWWREEKLKNDKTAYKDWRAV; this is encoded by the coding sequence ATGAAGTACGTCATTGTTGGAAACAGTGCAGCTGCTATTGGATGTATAACTGGAATAAGAAAGGTGGATAAGGATGGAGAGATAGTTGTTATCTCCTACGAGGATAAGTGCTACTCAAAGCCTATGATAGCGGACATTTTGGTCGATATCCCTGAGGAAAAGCTTACTTACAGGGATAGCTCCTTCTTCGAGGAGAATGGAGTTACCCAAATCTTAGGACACAGAGCGATTAACATAAACACAGAGAGTAAGGTCGTTACTCTGGATTCGAACGAGATTGTTCCCTACGATAAACTCCTCATAGCTACTGGAGGAAAGCCCTTTGTTCCTCCAATAAAGGGGAGTAACTTGGAGGGAGTTTTTACGTTTACGGAGCTCTCCTCAGCAAAGAGATTTAAGGAGTACATAAAGGAAAATAGCGTTGAGAACGTTGTTGTAATAGGTTCAGGATTTATAGGTCTTGAAGTTGCCTACTTTTTGAGGGAGTTAGGTATAAACGTTAAGGTTGTGGAGCTCCTTGATAGGGTTTTAGCAAGGGCCTTGGATAGGAGGGCTTCTCAGATAGTAGAGAACATGCTGAGGGAAAAGGGAGTTGAGTTTATTTTCAACAACACGGTTGAAGAGATTATGGGGGATGGAAAAGTAAGCAGTGTAAAGCTTAAGTCGGGGGATGTTCTGAAAGCTGGTGCTGTTGTTGTTGCAATAGGAGTTAGACCGAACACAGAACTTGCTCAAACTGCCGGAGTTAAAGTAAACAGGGGAATAGAGACTAACGATAAAATGGAAACATCTGTTAAGGATATATTCGCAGCCGGTGACTGTATTGAGTGTTTAGACACAGTTGACAATACAAAAAAACTGATTCCGCTCTTTCCTTTAGCCTTTGAACAGGGATTTATTGCAGGATTAAATATGGCCGGGAAAGGTATGGGATATCTTGGAGGTTTTGTCCTCAACTCCTTGAAGTTCCTGCCAGTTCCGGTTCTCAATGCTGGTGCAGTTGAACCTACAGATGATTCCTGTGAAGTATTTATTAACGATAAGTTTGAAAAGAAAGGTTTCTACAGAAAGGCTATTGTGAGAAACGGCAAGCTCATAGGCTTTATTGCGATAGGAGAAATTGATAGAGTGGGAATTCTTACAAACCTGATTAGACAAAAAGTTGATGTAAGTGACTTTAAGGAAAGGTTGGTTGAACTTGATTTTGGACTCGTTGACCTTCCCAAATGGTGGAGAGAGGAAAAACTTAAAAATGATAAAACCGCCTATAAGGATTGGAGGGCTGTCTAA
- a CDS encoding class II glutamine amidotransferase, which produces MSPYYSEMSGCGLAGIVNRNGEKISGKFIYDSITSMKERGNGMGAGFAAYGIYPEMADYYAFHVMLDDLDYESEVNTVLNRSFKIVKSEIIPTKEVPSLYKKTKPPVFYRYFVEPRDDARLPMESEEDLVVRTVMTINEKVKGAYVISSGKNMGAFKGVGHPDEIGDFFEIKEYKGYIWLAHTRFPTNTPGWWGGAHPFTLLDWAIVHNGEITSYGTNKRYVEMYGYRCTLLTDTEVAAYLFDLLFRKHRLPIRAVFMAMASPFWKDIEHYRETGLEKTYEMARMIRTVYSSAMLNGPFAMLFAFKDGVIGFNDRIKLRPFVAAEKGDTVYMASEESAIRVVCEEPDRVWMPKAGEPVIALLNHCKEEDVCYPA; this is translated from the coding sequence ATGTCTCCTTACTACAGTGAAATGTCGGGATGCGGTTTGGCCGGAATTGTTAACAGAAACGGTGAAAAAATAAGCGGTAAGTTTATCTACGATTCGATAACCTCTATGAAAGAGCGTGGAAATGGAATGGGGGCAGGTTTTGCCGCCTACGGTATATATCCTGAAATGGCAGACTACTATGCGTTTCACGTAATGTTGGACGATTTGGACTACGAAAGTGAAGTAAATACCGTTCTCAACAGGAGTTTTAAAATTGTAAAGAGCGAGATAATACCGACAAAAGAGGTTCCTTCACTCTACAAGAAAACAAAACCTCCCGTTTTCTATAGGTACTTTGTTGAACCGAGGGATGATGCCCGCTTACCTATGGAGTCTGAGGAGGACTTGGTAGTAAGAACTGTTATGACAATTAACGAAAAGGTTAAGGGAGCTTACGTAATTTCAAGTGGAAAAAACATGGGAGCCTTTAAGGGTGTAGGACATCCTGACGAGATAGGAGACTTTTTTGAAATAAAAGAGTACAAGGGTTACATCTGGCTTGCCCATACCCGATTTCCAACAAACACCCCTGGCTGGTGGGGAGGAGCTCACCCGTTTACTCTCCTTGATTGGGCAATAGTTCACAACGGTGAGATTACATCTTACGGTACGAACAAAAGGTACGTTGAGATGTACGGTTACAGATGTACGCTCTTAACCGATACAGAGGTTGCAGCCTACCTCTTCGATTTACTCTTTAGAAAACATAGACTCCCAATAAGGGCTGTCTTTATGGCTATGGCATCTCCATTCTGGAAGGACATAGAACACTATAGAGAAACAGGACTTGAAAAGACCTATGAAATGGCAAGGATGATTAGAACTGTTTACTCTTCAGCAATGCTCAACGGTCCGTTTGCAATGCTCTTTGCCTTTAAGGATGGGGTTATTGGATTTAACGATAGAATAAAGCTCAGACCCTTTGTTGCTGCAGAAAAGGGAGATACTGTTTACATGGCTAGTGAAGAATCTGCCATTAGAGTGGTATGCGAGGAACCTGATAGAGTTTGGATGCCAAAGGCCGGGGAGCCTGTTATTGCTCTTTTAAACCACTGTAAGGAAGAGGACGTTTGCTACCCTGCTTAA
- the trpB gene encoding tryptophan synthase subunit beta: MYSYPDVRGKFGEFGGKYVPETLMAALSELEEGYRRIKDDPEFQEEFQNLLKVYVGRPTPLQFAKGFSEYLGNGIKVYLKREDLNHTGAHKINNALGQALLAKRLGKRRIIAETGAGQHGVATATACAFLGLECIVYMGEEDVRRQALNVFRMELLGAKVEVVKSGSRTLKDAVNEAIRDWVTNVRTTHYIIGSAVGPHPYPMMVRDFQSVIGKEAKSQILEAEGRYPDLIVACVGGGSNAIGIFYPFVENEDVELVGVEAGGYGLDTDKHAATLCRGKVGVFHGAKSYLLQTEDGQVTPTHSVSAGLDYPGVGPEHSLLKEIGRATYDAVTDDEALKAFQILSKTEGIIPALESSHAVAWVIKNKDKLRDKLIIINLSGRGDKDVSQVKDILEERKELRI; encoded by the coding sequence TTGTACAGTTATCCTGATGTTAGAGGTAAATTTGGAGAATTTGGGGGAAAGTACGTTCCTGAAACTTTAATGGCTGCCCTATCTGAATTAGAGGAGGGGTACAGGAGAATTAAGGATGACCCTGAATTTCAGGAAGAGTTTCAAAATCTACTAAAAGTTTACGTTGGAAGACCTACTCCCCTTCAGTTTGCAAAGGGATTTTCAGAGTACTTAGGAAATGGTATTAAGGTTTATCTAAAGAGAGAGGACTTAAACCATACAGGAGCACATAAGATAAACAATGCCTTAGGCCAGGCTCTCCTTGCAAAGAGGTTGGGAAAGAGAAGGATAATTGCAGAAACTGGAGCTGGACAACACGGGGTTGCAACTGCAACGGCCTGCGCATTTTTGGGACTCGAGTGCATTGTATACATGGGAGAGGAGGACGTTCGCAGGCAGGCGCTGAATGTTTTCAGGATGGAACTCCTTGGAGCAAAAGTTGAGGTCGTTAAAAGCGGAAGCAGGACGCTTAAAGATGCAGTTAACGAGGCCATAAGGGATTGGGTTACAAACGTTAGAACAACTCACTACATAATAGGTTCAGCTGTAGGTCCCCACCCCTACCCAATGATGGTGAGGGACTTTCAGTCTGTTATTGGAAAGGAGGCAAAGTCTCAGATTTTAGAGGCTGAGGGAAGGTATCCTGACTTGATAGTTGCCTGTGTTGGTGGTGGTAGTAATGCAATTGGAATATTTTATCCATTCGTTGAGAATGAGGATGTTGAGCTTGTAGGTGTTGAAGCGGGAGGATACGGCTTGGACACTGACAAGCACGCTGCAACTCTATGTAGGGGTAAAGTTGGAGTTTTCCACGGGGCAAAGTCCTACCTTCTTCAAACAGAGGATGGTCAGGTAACACCAACTCACTCAGTTTCGGCAGGACTTGACTATCCCGGTGTAGGTCCAGAACACTCTCTACTAAAGGAGATTGGTAGGGCAACGTACGATGCGGTAACTGACGATGAGGCTTTAAAGGCCTTTCAAATTCTTTCAAAGACTGAGGGAATTATTCCTGCCCTTGAGAGTTCCCATGCGGTTGCATGGGTAATAAAGAACAAGGATAAACTAAGGGACAAGTTGATTATTATCAACCTTTCAGGAAGGGGAGACAAGGACGTATCCCAGGTAAAGGATATTCTTGAAGAGAGAAAAGAGCTAAGAATATGA